The Brassica rapa cultivar Chiifu-401-42 unplaced genomic scaffold, CAAS_Brap_v3.01 Scaffold1009, whole genome shotgun sequence genome segment GCGttcacccacggacgtcctgtgtgtattgaacagacaaaCACGCGTGGGCCAtaaacacccgaacagtccacgggaagggtcaggtgctgagtccaaggaccaacgtgctgatatttgtactgattgacagccacggacgtcctgtgtgtgctgacggacacacatgtacagcacggacgtcctgtggttgacggacacacacggacgtcatgtgtgctgacagacacccacggacgtcctgtgtactaaacagacagcccacgtgggccaaaatcactcaacagtccatgggaagggccagcgtgctgagtccaaggatcagcgtgctgatatgtgtactgatggacagcccacagacatcctgtgtgtgtgcttacggacacacacgggacacacacggatacacacagacagccacggacatcctacgtgtactgacggacaggcacagacagccacgaacatcctgtgtgtgctggtggacaccaaccagacgtcctgtgtgtactgaacagacagcccacgtgggccaaaatcacccaacagtccacgggaagggccagcgttgctgaatccaaggaccaacgtgctgtatTGTACTGATGgatcagccacggacgtcctgtgagtgctgatgTGTTGCAGGCGGGGATTCAGGCTACTCAATTGGACGGACTGAGGTtcaagaactcggactggacaggacggacggacggctatggaGCGGTTAGACGGACGCGAAGGAGAGGGAGAtgccgatctggttcctgaaacagaAGAGagttatttttatgagtttttatgaatcaaaatgatgaacagaaagaaaactaaatgataaatgaagaacagaagcaaatatgactttttatgggtttttatattgaatggaaaatctagaactatatgatgcaaatgaaacaaaataagagaaggataGAGATGGCTGATGGATTCAagttgctggactgatgtctctctcaacaagaaacAGGGATGGAGATGGCGTGAAGGTGGGATCttgcttgctggactgatgtctctctcaagctgGATCAGATGATGGATTGGAGTGGATTTGCGGATgaggtttgattgaatctctcaatctgatgaagGATGGAACGaattgattgactctctcaatctgtgtactgagcttgtttgatttgcacaaacaaactagactcacgaaatcaatagaacaacaaagaatctctctttgaatcctaaagaccgatattttatacaaagaacaatctttgataaaaactgaataaactttttattaactgGTGATTGAGGGTCCTCTCTACAATGGACGAAaatgagcttatataatgctcagatACAAGACTCTAAAcgtttacaaaagaaaagaaaggaaacaaatctaAACTAAGCAAGAAATCagaaactagccgttggagccttttgtgggattttggctccaagtgaagaaacttgatttgcttgaatcgggacggtttaaggggataagagagATTTCTTGGGACCTTCTTGAATGCTTGGTAGAAGCTGATCTCGTCCTTGCCTTggtagaaaaagagctgttggagtttgaatgcaagagactccaaataaggcagtttggtgataatggggatcttcttattcctatgtgggctggtgcatgggaTGAAGTTGTAGAACTCTTCTGGCTCGTGTATAATGTATCCTGGATGTCTTGGTTCTGTCTGGACGTCGTCTGGTTCTCCTGGTTGGATTGGAATTGCTTGGAATGGATCAAACCGaaagattgtccaatctttccataaatagctccggttgggtttaagtgattctccattgaacCAACTGATCTCCTGGGTTCTGGTGCAGCTAAGGACTTCTGGAATACCTCCTGATTGGTTAAGATGATCTCCTGGTTCCCATAAATAGCTCTGGGTCGAACcaagttgaattggttgaagactttccATAGATGACGTCGGTTTGGCCGGTTCTGTGgaattgatcataactcctaatttccgtggccatttctcctgatcttgggctttaTGAAAAGatgataaactcctcttgacttCTGTGATGGGTTTTGCTTCAGGCCGCTTCTTCATTGAGCTTGAACCTtcttctaaagtcgggtactcgcagatggacgggttgagaaacctctgaattgtaaaattcataacttctttctccgtgattattttggcccaattccaattggcctggactccttcttgagtatagaatgcataaaaattagcctcgtgatttaaaacctcctggtttgtaagatatggcatttttagtgcacgtatgtcctggttggcgccttggctggttgagtagggtgttgggtcgacctctggttcagctgctgaattTCTGGCCGCAACATTCCCTCCCCCTTGaaaaggtttcgacctcgaaactgtataACTCTAGCAACAAGAATTATCCGGTGGGATTTCTTGAAGCTCTCTCCTTTGCAACCTGAAAATTTCTCAACATTCTGGACAACAATCAAGTGCATTATATCTGTGTTTGGACactgataaaaataatttgagaTTTCCAGACTTACTTTGATAGCTTCCACAAGTTGAAGAATGATTTTCTTCTTTGGACAACTTGTTCTTGTTTGCTGCCTTCTTTGCATCTTTTGACCTTGGTGGTTATGAACTTCAACTTCTTTTATTCCTGGATCAAAACTTTTtggcaaagacaagtgcattatatcTGGATAATCAAGTGTCTTGGACGTTTTAAGATCAGAGAAGATTACCTTAAGCCTTGGCATTTGAACACATTGTTCAACACTAGACTTCCACTTGTGAGGTGGTTCATGGCTGGGCTTATGGTCTGGTTCTCTCCTTGGAACTTCAGTAAGCAAATAGCTTTCATTTTTACTCTCTACATCAAGAACACACACGTCAATACCAGTTTCTCTAGGTGGTGTTTGACACTTACCTTGGTTTGATACTTTATTTactggttttgcttctttaagcaaCATGGACTGCATTGTGTCTTGAACCTTCTCCTGGTTCATCACTGGTGTGGCGCCTGGTGGCTCCTCTCCTTTGAATTCATGCTCTTTAATTCCTGTTAAAACACcttttgacaaagacaagtgcattacacaagaatttggaaccaacaaatcagattgaataaaactatcactcttcatagataaatctgttttcttttctagtgATGCTTCTATCAATACTTGCTTAGTAGGACAAACTACAGCATAGTGTCCTTtcttatgacatctataacatgtctgataTTTTAAATCCTCAGATTTAGAAGACTTACCTTGGCTTGATGGCTCTTCTTCCTTTGGGTTTAAAATCTCCTTGTCTCTTGGACTTAAATCATGGACAACTTTGGATCTCAACAAGGATGTGGAGTTCGTGTCTTTCTGGACCTTAGGACCTGTCTTAACAtccttggacaaagacaagtgactcataccagttggagatgatttataaacaaatttatcaagtataggacttaccttgcccttttcttgaaaaataggtttgtctgatttttctttgtgTCTGGCCAACGTGTCTTGGCTGACAAAGTTCTTTCTCTCCATGGTCTTTGGGACCTCATAAGGTTGGGACTGATCATAGAGAACTGTGTGCCCCTGGTTTGGCCCAATCTGATCTTGATGGATCAAGCTTCTATGGCCTTGTTGTGGCACCACTCTCTTTGCCTCTTTGGACCCATGGCTTGAAAACCTCCTTGGGTACCTTTCTCTAATCTCTGGTGTTGGAAGTGAGGATACATACTTCCTGATCATGGCCTCTTTAAGATCTTCCCACGTTTTGATAGCCTCTCTTTGACTCTTCCATCTTGCACCATCTACACCTTTCCACCATTTGTATGCACTTCCGTGAGTTGTTTGATGGCATGGCTCAGCTTTTCTTTCTTTGGCACGCCATGGTATGAAAACCAATCATCCATGGTTCTTTCCCATGAGAGATAGTCACCTGGCCAGCTGCTTCCTGAAAAAGAATAAATCTTAACTTCATTAACAGGTTTAAAATAAAGATAAGAATGAGTTAAGTGTTTATGAGTTGAAGAAGTATGGTGTGGGGTGATCcatgaaggatctggtggcttaGGCTCAACATAGCCATCCTCTGGTGCATCTCCAAATCTTCTTTTTCCTTGCTGTGTTCGTTGGCCTTGTGCCTTGTTTCTTTTCTCCAGCTGAGAAATCTGATCTTGTACACCCTTCATAGCAGCCAATAGCTGTTTTTGAGAGGCCAATAAGGCTTGGCTTTGTGCTAATTCTTCCATTTCTTCCTGCAAGCAATCACAAAGATCAAGTGAAGAATAGAGAATTTATGGTCGGATCAGAATAAGAACCAAAATGCAAGCTAATTAAAACTAAACCAAGAAAATATGCAATGTTGAAccgaaatgaaataaattatgaaaaatgatttttcttttggttttcttaatGCAAATCTCGAAATGAAACAGTAATAAATGACAATTaacacaaatgaaaagaaaatatggaaagcAAACTAatgctgaatttttttttgaattttctttggatgaaatgcaacaattaaatatgcaaatgatataaactaaagcttaaaaatattttctttttcttttctgatgCAATCACGAAATGGACAAGTAGAAATGGTATGAAACAATAACTAGGATGATTTCTTTtggcttttgaatttatgaatgcaaatgaaaaggaatcaaattcaaaacagaaatttttatggaattttcttttatggaaactaatgaatgcaaacactttcttttgggattttcgatttttaaatgaatcaaacaaaactttttcttttctttttcgtggCTTTAAAGTATGATGAACAGCAAGAACAAAAATATGcagaaacaaaacttgaaacaaaaagaaacagtttttatggattttcggtTTATGAATGGAAAAATAAATGCAAGCAAATATGAGATGCAAGGATAGATATCACCTGAGTCAGGagcttaagctctgataccaaatgttgcaggctgggatTCAGGCTACTCAATTGGACGGACTGAGGTtcaagaactcggactggacaggacggacggacggctatggaGCGGTTAGACGGACGCGAAGGAGAgggagatggccgatctggttcctgaaacagaAGAGagttatttttatgagtttttatgaatcaaaatgatgaacagaaagaaaactaaatgataaatgaagaacagaagcaaatatgactttttatgggtttttatattgaatggaaaatctagaactatatgatgcaaaatgaaacaaaataagagaaggataGAGATGGCTGATGGATTCA includes the following:
- the LOC117131518 gene encoding uncharacterized protein LOC117131518 — its product is MEELAQSQALLASQKQLLAAMKGVQDQISQLEKRNKAQGQRTQQGKRRFGDAPEDGYVEPKPPDPSWITPHHTSSTHKHLTHSYLYFKPVNEVKIYSFSGSSWPERKAEPCHQTTHGSAYKWWKGVDGARWKSQREAIKTWEDLKEAMIRKYVSSLPTPEIRERYPRRFSSHGSKEAKRVVPQQGHRSLIHQDQIGPNQGHTVLYDQSQPYEVPKTMERKNFVSQDTLARHKEKSDKPIFQEKGKVSPILDKFVYKSSPTGMSHLSLSKDVKTGPKVQKDTNSTSLLRSKVVHDLSPRDKEILNPKEEEPSSQGKSSKSEDLKYQTCYRCHKKGHYAVVCPTKQVLIEASLEKKTDLSMKSDSFIQSDLLVPNSCVMHLSLSKGVLTGIKEHEFKGEEPPGATPVMNQEKVQDTMQSMLLKEAKPVNKVSNQGKCQTPPRETGIDVCVLDVESKNESYLLTEVPRREPDHKPSHEPPHKWKSSVEQCVQMPRLKVIFSDLKTSKTLDYPDIMHLSLPKSFDPGIKEVEVHNHQGQKMQRRQQTRTSCPKKKIILQLVEAIKNVEKFSGCKGESFKKSHRIILVARVIQFRGRNLFKGEGMLRPEIQQLNQ